Proteins from a single region of Paraburkholderia sp. ZP32-5:
- a CDS encoding methyl-accepting chemotaxis protein → MQERRADLRNVLEMAISIARGLDREVQAGKLDVAAARREAIARISDLRYEGNGYISIVGADSVMIMHPTNPALDGKDMSTWKDARGFALYKNGQIASASSENGVYLEYWWPKPGETVPSEKLGFLKRYRPWGWDFTAGAYEDDIHAAFYSTLGRSLTALLLLGAIMTLLAMAASRSVLRALGADPASLSAVAARIATGDLTEVQDAHRAPEGSVLALMGKMQRNLVILIGAVRGVADGITVGAREIASGNANLSVRTEQQAASLQQTAASMEELTSTVRHNAENTQQASVLSTSASAIARRGNEMVEQVVSTISDLRDSSARIADITGIIEGIAFQTNILALNAAVEAARAGEQGRGFAVVASEVRNLAQRSSVAAKEIKELIVASVQKVSDGSRLADDAGATMSEVTRAVARVNDIIGEIAAASSEQSRGIEQIGVAVTHMDEMTQQNAALVEEAAAASKVLEEQGNHLAEAVSAFRTARDVEDTIATISAAPMVSVLRLRRT, encoded by the coding sequence TTGCAGGAGCGCCGCGCGGATCTGCGCAATGTTCTGGAGATGGCGATTTCGATTGCGCGGGGACTCGATCGTGAAGTGCAGGCAGGCAAGCTTGACGTTGCCGCCGCACGTCGCGAAGCCATCGCGCGCATTTCGGACCTGCGGTATGAGGGCAACGGATACATCAGCATCGTCGGCGCGGATTCGGTCATGATCATGCATCCGACCAACCCGGCGCTGGACGGTAAAGACATGTCGACGTGGAAAGACGCGCGCGGCTTCGCACTGTACAAGAATGGGCAGATCGCCAGCGCGTCTTCGGAAAATGGCGTTTATCTGGAGTATTGGTGGCCCAAGCCCGGGGAAACCGTGCCGAGCGAGAAACTCGGCTTCCTGAAGCGCTACCGGCCTTGGGGCTGGGACTTTACCGCCGGTGCGTACGAGGACGATATTCACGCGGCCTTCTACAGCACGCTTGGCCGTTCGCTAACTGCATTGTTGTTACTGGGCGCAATCATGACGTTGTTGGCAATGGCTGCGTCGCGCAGCGTTCTGCGCGCGTTAGGCGCTGACCCAGCCAGCTTGTCCGCCGTGGCAGCGCGCATCGCGACCGGCGACCTGACCGAGGTGCAAGACGCGCATCGCGCGCCGGAGGGCAGTGTACTGGCGTTGATGGGGAAGATGCAGCGCAACCTGGTCATTCTCATCGGCGCAGTCCGTGGGGTAGCCGATGGTATCACAGTCGGCGCGCGTGAGATTGCGTCGGGTAACGCGAACCTGTCGGTACGTACCGAGCAACAAGCTGCTTCGTTGCAGCAGACGGCGGCCAGCATGGAAGAGCTGACGTCGACGGTAAGACACAACGCAGAGAATACGCAACAGGCGAGCGTACTGTCTACGAGTGCATCCGCTATTGCGCGGCGTGGAAATGAGATGGTGGAACAGGTCGTCAGCACGATTAGCGATCTCCGTGATAGCTCGGCGCGCATCGCTGACATCACCGGCATCATCGAGGGTATTGCGTTTCAAACCAATATCCTCGCACTGAATGCGGCAGTGGAGGCGGCGCGAGCTGGCGAACAGGGGCGCGGTTTCGCAGTCGTCGCAAGCGAAGTGCGCAATCTCGCACAGCGCTCGTCGGTCGCGGCGAAGGAAATCAAGGAGCTGATCGTTGCTTCGGTGCAAAAGGTTAGCGACGGTTCGCGACTCGCCGACGATGCGGGCGCAACCATGTCCGAAGTGACACGTGCTGTCGCACGGGTCAACGATATCATCGGAGAGATCGCCGCCGCGTCGTCGGAGCAGAGCCGCGGCATTGAACAGATCGGCGTTGCTGTGACGCATATGGACGAGATGACCCAACAGAATGCGGCGCTCGTCGAGGAGGCGGCAGCGGCATCGAAGGTGCTCGAAGAGCAGGGTAATCATCTCGCCGAGGCCGTTTCGGCATTCAGGACAGCGCGAGATGTGGAAGATACCATCGCCACCATCTCAGCGGCGCCGATGGTATCGGTGCTTCGATTGCGACGAACATAG
- a CDS encoding tripartite tricarboxylate transporter permease has translation MVLMEQAIIELYHGFGIALQFQNLVWVIAGVLVGNLVGVLPGMGALSAISMLLPLTYPLSPVAAVLMLAGVFYGSMYGGAIGAILLNLPSHPPHAVTCLDGYPLARQGRGGAALGITMMASFFAASVGIVFMIFLSPILVDMAAGFGPAEITSIMLLGLIAGSTMSQGSPLKGIGMTLFGLICGTVGTDLTTGIVRFSFGAPDLSDGVELGALCMGLFGLAYFMLQANRLADVEESPKVTMRDMWPTKRELKKSIAPTLRGTLVGTLFGALPGTGPTITSFLAYAVERRVSKSADRFGKGELAGVAGPEAAAHAKTQMDFIPTMSLGIPGDAIMALLLGALIIKGIQPGPQLIVEHPDIFWGLIASFWIGNLLLMILNVPLIGVWVKLLRVPFRFLFPLAIFFICVGVYCARNSLFDVAEVAVFGIIGAVLSKLDFPLSSIVLGYVLGPMLEENFRRTLLLSDGGFQIFLQRPVSAAFLLIGAAILVIQLYKFSTRSRRVTPRGSVPL, from the coding sequence ATGGTTCTAATGGAGCAGGCGATCATCGAGCTATATCACGGGTTCGGCATAGCGCTTCAGTTCCAGAACCTGGTGTGGGTAATTGCTGGCGTACTGGTCGGCAACCTCGTGGGCGTATTGCCAGGTATGGGCGCATTGTCGGCCATCTCGATGCTGCTGCCGCTGACCTATCCGCTCTCGCCGGTCGCCGCGGTGCTGATGCTCGCGGGCGTCTTTTATGGATCGATGTACGGCGGCGCGATCGGCGCGATCCTGCTCAATCTGCCGAGCCATCCTCCACATGCCGTCACATGTCTGGACGGCTATCCGCTGGCGAGGCAAGGGCGGGGCGGAGCCGCACTCGGCATCACGATGATGGCGTCCTTTTTTGCGGCATCGGTGGGCATCGTCTTCATGATTTTTCTGTCGCCGATACTGGTCGATATGGCGGCGGGCTTCGGTCCCGCGGAAATCACGTCGATCATGCTGCTCGGTCTGATCGCAGGATCGACGATGTCGCAAGGCAGTCCGCTTAAAGGCATCGGTATGACGTTATTCGGGCTCATTTGCGGTACGGTGGGAACCGATCTGACCACCGGCATCGTGCGCTTCTCATTCGGAGCGCCGGATCTTTCGGACGGCGTCGAACTGGGCGCACTGTGCATGGGACTTTTTGGTCTCGCGTACTTCATGCTGCAGGCCAATCGTCTGGCCGACGTGGAAGAATCGCCGAAGGTCACGATGCGGGATATGTGGCCAACGAAGCGCGAACTGAAGAAATCCATTGCGCCGACGCTGCGCGGCACTCTGGTCGGGACGCTGTTCGGCGCGTTGCCGGGAACGGGGCCCACCATCACGTCATTCCTCGCCTATGCGGTTGAACGCCGGGTGTCGAAAAGCGCGGACCGTTTTGGGAAAGGCGAACTGGCGGGCGTCGCGGGGCCCGAGGCCGCCGCGCATGCGAAAACCCAGATGGATTTCATTCCGACCATGTCGCTTGGCATTCCGGGCGATGCGATCATGGCACTGCTATTGGGCGCGCTAATCATTAAAGGAATTCAGCCTGGCCCGCAACTTATCGTCGAACATCCGGATATCTTCTGGGGACTCATTGCCAGCTTCTGGATTGGCAACCTGCTGCTGATGATCCTGAATGTTCCGCTGATTGGCGTATGGGTAAAGCTACTCCGAGTTCCTTTTCGGTTTTTGTTTCCTCTGGCAATCTTCTTTATTTGCGTCGGTGTCTATTGCGCGCGCAATAGCCTGTTCGACGTCGCGGAGGTGGCGGTATTCGGCATCATCGGAGCGGTTCTGTCGAAACTGGACTTCCCGCTTTCGTCGATCGTGCTCGGCTATGTGCTCGGCCCGATGCTCGAGGAAAATTTTCGCCGTACGTTGCTGCTGTCCGACGGTGGCTTCCAGATTTTTCTCCAGCGTCCAGTCAGCGCGGCTTTTCTGCTTATCGGTGCGGCTATCCTGGTCATTCAGCTCTATAAATTTTCAACCCGATCGCGGCGAGTGACGCCACGTGGAAGCGTCCCGTTGTAG
- a CDS encoding tripartite tricarboxylate transporter TctB family protein, which produces MRGLRWATRHRLGGLLLVATGTATAIAGWRYGVGSVKAMGAGFMPTACGILLSLVGVAVLASGEPHEDAYEETPHGKAHGNSQVAKDVLSAWRGPGYMMLSVAAFVVLGGMLGLVAASFGSVYLAALADRKNSWREAALLATAATLVSITVFHYGLSLQMPLFNGEWF; this is translated from the coding sequence ATGCGAGGGTTGAGGTGGGCCACTAGGCATCGTCTGGGCGGACTATTGCTGGTTGCAACAGGCACGGCCACCGCAATCGCGGGCTGGCGCTACGGCGTCGGCAGTGTCAAGGCCATGGGGGCCGGCTTCATGCCGACTGCTTGCGGGATTCTGTTGAGCCTGGTCGGCGTTGCGGTACTGGCAAGCGGCGAGCCGCACGAAGACGCTTACGAGGAAACACCGCACGGCAAGGCACACGGTAACTCGCAGGTCGCGAAGGACGTTCTGTCGGCATGGCGTGGTCCGGGTTACATGATGTTGTCAGTTGCCGCTTTCGTTGTACTGGGCGGCATGCTGGGACTCGTGGCGGCGTCTTTTGGTTCGGTTTATCTTGCTGCTCTTGCGGATCGCAAGAACTCCTGGCGCGAGGCCGCTTTGCTCGCAACGGCGGCAACGCTGGTCAGTATTACCGTGTTTCACTACGGGTTGTCACTGCAGATGCCGCTCTTTAACGGAGAATGGTTCTAA
- a CDS encoding Bug family tripartite tricarboxylate transporter substrate binding protein, protein MKRAFVRLIATAVAACAVILPLAAFADGGWSCNTIRILVPYAAGGGTDIVARIVASKLGEDLHNTVIVDNRPGGKSIIAYQELLRARADGCTLLLDNSSHSIQSVYRDLPYDPQRDFQAVSEVALGPTLLATSTSFPASNLKEFVGQAKKGDVKYGSYGVGTSSHLDGETLSVDASASMTHVPYRGSAPALNDLVGGHIQALFVDGLAARPLLKAGKIRAIAAVGQVRWKAFPDVPTFGELGYADLSSPGWWGIFTGAKVPAAYVNQISDTLKKIVAEPDTVQKMWEIGAEAYTNGPAAFTSVTATESARWQAIVAKRHIVLE, encoded by the coding sequence GTGAAGAGAGCCTTTGTCCGTTTGATCGCCACGGCTGTGGCTGCGTGTGCGGTAATTCTGCCATTGGCTGCGTTCGCTGATGGAGGCTGGTCGTGCAATACCATCCGCATTCTGGTGCCCTACGCGGCGGGCGGCGGCACGGATATCGTTGCGCGCATCGTGGCGAGCAAGCTCGGAGAAGACCTGCACAACACGGTGATCGTCGACAACCGCCCCGGTGGGAAGTCGATCATCGCGTATCAGGAGCTTTTGAGGGCACGTGCGGACGGTTGCACGTTGCTGCTCGACAACTCGTCGCATTCGATCCAGTCTGTCTATCGCGATCTACCTTATGACCCGCAAAGGGATTTTCAGGCGGTTTCCGAGGTTGCGCTGGGGCCGACGTTGCTTGCCACGTCCACGTCGTTTCCCGCGTCGAACCTCAAGGAATTTGTTGGGCAAGCCAAAAAGGGCGACGTGAAGTATGGCTCTTACGGTGTAGGCACCTCATCTCATCTGGATGGCGAAACATTGAGTGTCGACGCGTCGGCATCCATGACGCATGTGCCTTATCGCGGCTCAGCGCCGGCGCTCAATGATCTGGTCGGTGGTCATATCCAGGCGCTCTTTGTCGACGGCCTCGCGGCCCGGCCGTTACTGAAGGCCGGCAAGATCCGAGCGATCGCCGCAGTAGGGCAGGTTCGCTGGAAGGCGTTTCCCGATGTGCCAACCTTCGGTGAGCTGGGTTATGCGGATCTGAGCTCGCCTGGTTGGTGGGGTATTTTCACCGGTGCCAAAGTGCCTGCTGCTTATGTGAACCAGATCTCCGACACGCTCAAGAAGATCGTGGCGGAGCCTGATACCGTCCAGAAAATGTGGGAGATCGGCGCCGAGGCCTACACGAACGGACCCGCCGCATTCACTTCAGTCACTGCGACGGAATCGGCGCGCTGGCAGGCAATCGTCGCGAAGCGGCACATCGTGCTCGAGTGA
- a CDS encoding TetR/AcrR family transcriptional regulator, with amino-acid sequence MSPKSSIAKKTEYHHGNLRSALIEAGREALKEVSAQDLSLRYLARIVGVSEAAPSRHFSGIADILASIAACGFRELASLRIGIRESGDTSLSKAYRMMRVYVEFAEREKGLFGLMIGPRIVEREAYPELADESGKSFRLFCSAIEALAVESGWQAADLSLVIHAAWSMEHGLATLIISDRAPHPDMRVPVARIIDFAIMSMLSAIIAGPDQLKTVMDQCAFSAPKSRSRRKPASA; translated from the coding sequence GTGAGTCCGAAATCATCTATCGCCAAAAAAACCGAATACCATCACGGCAACCTGCGCAGCGCGCTGATCGAAGCCGGGCGTGAAGCGCTCAAGGAGGTCTCGGCGCAAGATTTGAGCTTGCGCTACCTTGCGCGCATCGTTGGCGTTTCGGAAGCGGCGCCATCGCGGCACTTTTCAGGCATTGCCGACATACTCGCTAGCATCGCGGCATGCGGTTTTCGCGAACTGGCATCATTGCGTATCGGTATCCGCGAAAGTGGCGACACGTCCCTATCGAAAGCGTATCGAATGATGCGCGTGTATGTGGAATTCGCCGAGCGTGAAAAAGGTCTGTTCGGCCTTATGATCGGGCCACGCATCGTTGAGCGTGAAGCCTATCCCGAACTCGCGGATGAATCCGGAAAATCGTTCCGGTTATTTTGCTCAGCTATCGAAGCGCTCGCGGTCGAAAGTGGTTGGCAGGCCGCGGATCTGAGCTTGGTTATTCATGCAGCGTGGAGTATGGAGCATGGTCTCGCTACGCTGATCATTTCCGATCGCGCACCCCACCCAGATATGCGCGTACCGGTCGCACGCATCATCGATTTCGCGATCATGTCCATGCTCAGCGCCATCATCGCCGGGCCGGATCAGTTGAAGACGGTGATGGATCAATGTGCGTTTTCTGCGCCGAAGTCTCGATCGAGGCGCAAGCCCGCGAGTGCATAG